A genomic segment from Asterias amurensis chromosome 6, ASM3211899v1 encodes:
- the LOC139938878 gene encoding beta-4C adrenergic receptor-like — MVVDTSHLNCSDLDQLNLTDVARASTYLISPGARTLALAVQLTALAIGVPGNLSFLVSVARVPYMRTITNYFLVSLSIADLTFLLFTVTSYLLYLTAPVRSHIHSLVNLSCPVSFSIPFLTYFASVGTIWLVSAERYSAICRPLKHIAAHTKKRAVKLILATWTVSCGLSALAVLQYVSPDKFCVTWPDSDDDKFSGLPDIIGFCLPLAPWAIVVGNLTASLPFFVALISNMIMYIQIIRTLSTRPVTSPEDGKQGMSAKARAVRNQVARMLIINGSVFFFCQLPYAVINLIYVGSYFRGLTFLQINELQNSLRIFSHSLLFINSAINPIIYYAICPSYRRAVRIALTSNTHNTEVS; from the coding sequence ATGGTGGTTGACACGAGTCATTTGAACTGCTCCGATCTTGACCAACTCAACCTCACTGATGTTGCCAGGGCATCCACGTATCTCATCAGCCCTGGGGCTCGAACGCTGGCCCTGGCTGTCCAGCTTACTGCCTTGGCAATCGGTGTACCGGGTAACTTATCTTTCTTGGTGTCCGTGGCAAGGGTGCCATACATGAGAACCATCACCAACTACTTCTTGGTCAGTTTATCCATTGCTGATTTGACGTTCCTGTTGTTCACCGTCACATCTTACCTCTTGTACCTCACGGCACCAGTGCGTAGTCACATCCACTCACTGGTGAACCTGAGCTGTCCTGTTTCATTCTCCATACCGTTTCTCACCTATTTCGCCTCCGTTGGAACCATATGGCTGGTTTCTGCAGAGCGGTACTCTGCCATTTGCCGGCCCCTCAAGCACATAGCAGCACACACCAAGAAAAGAGCTGTCAAACTCATTCTAGCGACATGGACGGTGAGCTGCGGCCTGAGCGCCCTTGCCGTGTTGCAATACGTCTCGCCGGACAAGTTCTGCGTGACATGGCCGGACAGCGACGACGATAAATTCTCCGGCCTACCGGATATCATCGGCTTCTGTCTCCCGCTAGCTCCATGGGCTATCGTGGTGGGGAACCTGACCGCTTCATTGCCGTTTTTTGTTGCACTCATATCCAATATGATCATGTACATCCAGATCATACGTACACTTAGTACACGTCCCGTTACCTCCCCCGAGGATGGCAAGCAAGGGATGTCTGCTAAGGCCCGGGCAGTTCGCAACCAGGTCGCCCGCATGCTCATCATCAACGGATCAGTGTTTTTCTTCTGCCAGCTCCCGTATGCTGTTATCAATCTTATCTACGTTGGCAGCTATTTTCGGGGTTTGACATTTCTGCAGATCAACGAACTGCAGAATAGTTTGCGCATTTTCAGTCACAGTCTCCTGTTTATCAATTCGGCGATCAATCCCATCATTTACTACGCGATCTGTCCGTCTTACCGCCGAGCAGTCCGTATTGCTCTCACGAGCAACACACACAATACAGAGGTGTCTTAA
- the LOC139938613 gene encoding thyrotropin-releasing hormone receptor-like, whose protein sequence is MFNNTSWPGDFPGDVSEDDECSFLPVLNLTSEKAAKPYLLNSSTNMIVLATMFIILAVGVPGNLAFIYLIYRVKHMRNATNMYLTSLAVVDLTFLSITIFTYYFYFTSPVRTHLTTAKIVGCIGAFCMPYVTYFVSVANVTLVSLDKYNAICSPIKYIQRRNKARASKLIVGSCISGVGLAALVMLRYGKLDMYCAVWPDKKRYRNLPVVLGYCVPVSFAGLVIGHLVEVTVFILALVSNMIMYTRIIIRLSARIDNKKLQQQTMSSQALQVRNQVARLLIANGVVFFLCQTPFQAVSLAFVIGEAIGTPRNVLYRKLVLPLSISYLLVFLNSAINPIIYNLASSHYRNAFKKVLCVSRRKKARPLGPSLQLHGIDNKCFEDREQAEGLGLSPSMTKL, encoded by the coding sequence ATGTTTAATAATACCTCATGGCCTGGAGATTTTCCTGGAGATGTTTCTGAAGATGATGAGTGCAGCTTTCTTCCAGTGCTGAACTTGACTTCGGAGAAAGCTGCTAAGCCATATCTTCTGAACTCGTCTACCAACATGATTGTCCTAGCGACTATGTTCATCATACTGGCAGTCGGTGTGCCAGGAAACCTTGCCTTCATTTATCTGATCTATCGCGTCAAGCATATGCGGAATGCTACCAACATGTACCTGACCAGCTTGGCTGTGGTAGACTTAACCTTCTTGTCTATCACCATTTTTACCTACTACTTCTATTTTACCAGCCCGGTACGAACTCATCTGACCACTGCCAAGATAGTGGGCTGTATCGGTGCGTTTTGTATGCCGTACGTCACCTACTTCGTCTCGGTGGCCAACGTGACTCTGGTGTCCTTAGACAAGTACAACGCCATTTGCAGCCCGATTAAGTACATTCAAAGACGAAACAAGGCTCGTGCGTCCAAGTTAATCGTAGGAAGCTGTATCAGTGGCGTGGGTCTTGCAGCACTTGTTATGCTCCGCTACGGGAAACTTGACATGTACTGCGCAGTGTGGCCAGACAAGAAAAGGTACCGAAATCTCCCGGTTGTTCTCGGATACTGCGTGCCGGTCTCCTTTGCTGGACTCGTAATCGGTCATCTAGTCGAGGTGACTGTCTTCATACTCGCTCTAGTGTCCAATATGATCATGTACACCCGGATTATTATTCGTCTCAGCgcccgaatcgacaataagaaGCTTCAACAGCAGACCATGTCGAGTCAGGCACTCCAGGTACGTAACCAAGTGGCTAGACTACTGATTGCTAATGGGGTAGTGTTCTTCTTATGCCAGACACCATTCCAGGCCGTCTCGCTCGCTTTCGTCATCGGAGAGGCCATTGGCACACCTAGAAACGTCTTATACCGGAAACTGGTCCTCCCTCTAAGCATCAGTTATCTGCTTGTGTTTCTGAATTCAGCCATAAACCCCATCATCTACAACCTTGCGAGTAGTCACTACCGTAATGCCTTCAAGAAAGTACTCTGCGTTAGCAGGAGAAAGAAGGCACGGCCGCTGGGTCCAAGTCTTCAACTGCATGGTATTGACAATAAATGCTTTGAGGACAGGGAGCAAGCTGAGGGGTTGGGTTTATCACCCAGCATGACAAAACTTTAA